One genomic segment of Streptomyces showdoensis includes these proteins:
- a CDS encoding AfsR/SARP family transcriptional regulator: MLGPLQVQGVAGPLRVPPGRQEVILAALLLESNRVVSTSQLVDLIWEDNPPETARTQVQICVSRLRKLLAGAEGEVTLVTRPPGYVLHTGAGNVDAALFTGLVQRARALRESGEAEEAVGLLRSAVTLWQGECLTGLDSGPLANKARQLNEERLAAVELRIRIELELGRHDRLVGELQRLTHEHPLREKLHGQLIQALYWSGRQAEALEAFRTARRYLAEELGLEPGRELRELEAAILAGELPPPNAAAPHAAARPAGASGPAAPGARPDGPAPEARAERSPKPAETPAPATAETIRQDTVPHQLPADIADFVADGQRLAALENALAGGEGRRTVPLAAITGKPGTGKSTLAVHVAHALAETGFPDGQLYCDLRGTTGAPATPVEVLGRFLRALGIPGQLIPESLDERAEMYRTRLASRRVLVVLDDAAGEGQVLPLLPGSRGCAVLVTSRARLTALPGAHRVELDVLDEDRALELLSRIIGEERVTGEAVAAEALVRTVGRLPLALRIVAARLAARPHWTLASMVHRLANERHRLDELAHGEMTMRASLSLTYEGLAPSDRGLLRLLSMAQAPTLPSWLAGALLDDRRPFPSDLLEPLVDVQMLDVAGMETGGFRYRFHEIIRVYAREQLAVQHPPEERKAAFARMAGGWMHLAQQAHRKVYGGDFTVLHGDAPRWEPPAAYTDEALADPLAWLDAEQGALCGMVEHAAEEGLHDLSWDLATSLVTLFEVRGHYDLWERTHQIALAAVRKAGNLRGTAAIRASLGSLYMSRNQYDTARQALNSALDVFQALDEPMGEALCRRDMALIARSGGDDTTALELYGRSLADFDRAGDVVGRAIVLTQSAHIRMRQGETDTAQRQLDEALDIYEGIGYAGGRARTLRRVGQLLLEQGRSDLAVLTFTDVLELCRDSGDVIGEGHLLRDLGHAFTVMGRPDRARDFFDRAVSAREQIMDFSGGALARLDLARLLTTEPGRSRELLTPAVEVFRDRRMARELTEAERLLGAC; encoded by the coding sequence GTGCTGGGGCCGCTCCAGGTCCAGGGGGTCGCCGGGCCGCTGCGCGTCCCGCCGGGCCGGCAGGAGGTGATCCTCGCCGCGCTGCTCCTGGAGAGCAACCGGGTGGTGAGCACCAGCCAGCTCGTGGACCTCATCTGGGAGGACAACCCGCCGGAGACCGCCCGCACCCAGGTGCAGATCTGCGTGTCCCGGCTGCGCAAGCTGCTCGCCGGGGCCGAGGGCGAGGTCACCCTGGTCACCAGGCCCCCGGGATACGTGCTGCACACCGGTGCCGGGAACGTCGACGCCGCCCTCTTCACCGGCCTCGTCCAGCGTGCCCGCGCGCTGCGCGAGAGCGGCGAGGCAGAGGAGGCCGTCGGCCTGCTGAGATCCGCCGTCACCCTCTGGCAGGGCGAATGCCTCACCGGGCTCGACAGCGGCCCGCTCGCCAACAAGGCTCGCCAGCTCAACGAGGAACGGCTCGCCGCCGTCGAACTCCGCATCCGCATCGAGCTCGAACTCGGCCGCCACGACCGGCTCGTGGGCGAGCTCCAGCGCCTCACCCACGAGCACCCGCTCCGCGAGAAGCTGCACGGGCAGCTCATCCAGGCCCTCTACTGGTCCGGACGCCAGGCCGAGGCCCTCGAAGCCTTCCGCACCGCCCGCCGCTACCTCGCCGAGGAGCTCGGCCTCGAACCCGGCCGCGAACTCCGCGAGCTCGAAGCGGCCATCCTCGCGGGCGAACTCCCGCCGCCGAACGCCGCCGCACCGCACGCCGCCGCGAGACCCGCGGGGGCCTCCGGGCCCGCCGCCCCGGGCGCGAGACCCGACGGACCGGCACCCGAGGCACGCGCGGAGCGGTCCCCGAAGCCCGCCGAGACACCCGCGCCCGCCACCGCTGAAACGATTCGCCAGGACACCGTCCCCCACCAGCTGCCCGCCGACATCGCCGACTTCGTCGCCGACGGACAACGCCTCGCCGCCCTGGAGAACGCCCTCGCCGGCGGCGAAGGACGCCGCACCGTCCCGCTCGCCGCGATCACCGGCAAGCCCGGGACCGGCAAGTCCACCCTCGCCGTGCACGTCGCCCACGCCCTCGCCGAGACCGGCTTCCCCGACGGACAGCTCTACTGCGACCTGCGCGGCACCACCGGAGCCCCCGCCACCCCCGTGGAAGTCCTCGGACGCTTCCTGCGCGCCCTCGGCATCCCCGGCCAGCTCATCCCCGAATCCCTCGACGAGCGCGCCGAGATGTACCGCACCCGGCTCGCCTCCCGCCGCGTCCTCGTCGTCCTCGACGACGCCGCCGGAGAGGGCCAGGTCCTCCCGCTGCTCCCCGGCAGCCGGGGCTGCGCCGTCCTCGTCACCAGCCGCGCCCGCCTCACCGCGCTCCCCGGCGCCCACCGCGTCGAGCTCGACGTGCTCGACGAGGACCGCGCGCTGGAGCTGCTCTCCCGCATCATCGGGGAGGAACGCGTCACCGGCGAGGCGGTCGCCGCCGAAGCCCTCGTCCGCACCGTCGGGCGGCTCCCGCTCGCCCTGCGCATCGTCGCCGCCCGCCTCGCCGCCCGGCCCCACTGGACCCTCGCCTCCATGGTCCACCGGCTCGCCAACGAACGGCACCGACTTGACGAACTCGCCCACGGCGAGATGACCATGCGCGCCAGCCTCTCCCTCACCTACGAAGGACTCGCCCCGAGCGACCGCGGACTGCTGCGGCTGCTCAGCATGGCCCAGGCGCCCACCCTGCCGAGCTGGCTCGCCGGCGCCCTCCTCGACGACCGTCGGCCCTTCCCCTCGGACCTCCTCGAACCCCTCGTCGACGTCCAGATGCTCGACGTCGCGGGCATGGAGACCGGAGGCTTCCGCTACCGCTTCCACGAGATCATCCGCGTGTACGCCCGCGAACAGCTCGCCGTCCAGCACCCGCCCGAGGAGCGCAAGGCCGCCTTCGCCCGCATGGCCGGCGGCTGGATGCACCTCGCCCAGCAGGCCCACCGCAAGGTGTACGGGGGCGACTTCACCGTCCTGCACGGCGACGCGCCCCGCTGGGAGCCCCCGGCCGCCTACACCGACGAGGCGCTCGCCGACCCGCTCGCCTGGCTCGACGCCGAACAGGGCGCCCTCTGCGGGATGGTCGAGCACGCCGCCGAGGAGGGCCTGCACGACCTCAGCTGGGACCTCGCCACCTCGCTCGTCACCCTCTTCGAGGTGCGCGGCCACTACGACCTCTGGGAGCGGACCCACCAGATCGCCCTCGCCGCCGTCCGCAAGGCCGGAAACCTGCGCGGCACCGCAGCGATCCGGGCATCCCTCGGCTCGCTCTACATGAGCCGCAACCAGTACGACACCGCCCGCCAGGCCCTGAACTCGGCCCTCGACGTCTTCCAGGCCCTCGACGAGCCCATGGGCGAGGCGCTCTGCCGCCGCGACATGGCGCTGATCGCGCGCAGCGGCGGCGACGACACCACGGCACTGGAGCTCTACGGACGTTCCCTCGCCGACTTCGACCGGGCCGGCGACGTCGTCGGCCGCGCGATCGTCCTCACCCAGAGCGCCCACATCCGCATGCGCCAGGGCGAGACCGACACCGCACAGCGACAGCTCGACGAGGCACTCGACATCTACGAGGGCATCGGTTACGCGGGCGGCCGGGCACGCACCCTGCGGCGCGTCGGCCAGCTCCTCCTCGAACAGGGCCGGAGCGACCTGGCGGTCCTCACCTTCACCGACGTGCTCGAACTCTGCCGGGACTCCGGCGACGTCATCGGGGAAGGGCACCTGCTGCGGGACCTCGGCCACGCGTTCACCGTCATGGGACGGCCGGACCGGGCCCGGGACTTCTTCGACCGCGCCGTGTCGGCGCGGGAGCAGATCATGGATTTTAGCGGGGGCGCTCTCGCGCGCCTGGATCTCGCACGGCTCCTGACGACCGAACCGGGGCGCTCACGGGAGCTGCTCACTCCGGCGGTCGAGGTCTTCCGGGACCGTCGGATGGCCCGGGAGCTCACGGAGGCGGAGCGACTGCTCGGCGCCTGCTGA
- a CDS encoding alpha/beta hydrolase, translating into MRSTRIASVVALGAAATLLPALTPAVASAAGTAATAGATAATSAATTSADPLARFARQKPRWSRCDAQGPAEYQCATIKVPLDYARPNGRTLDLAVSRTKATSARDRRGVLLLNPGGPGGPGLDMPLWMAPMLSDDVKKRYDLIGFDPRGVGRSSALGCGLNDADTAWQRPYKAATFEKDVRWARTVAEKCRARNGAVLPHITTRNTARDMDVVRAVLGEKKISYLGYSYGTYLGAVYTQMFPKRADRFVLDSAVDPERIWRGMIQVWAEGAEPAFARWTVWAAERNATYGLGGTPAEVGATFWALVAQADRKPIELDGAALSGDDIRLAGRGAFFDVTYASEAVVRLKAAAEGRTPAPARRGSSLAPVPPTFARTAAAPAAPVPPAVPADNMDVAFWSVVCADTRAWPRDPAQYRRDAIRDKARYPLYGDFASNIKPCAFWGPGAEPATKVGNSVGALVLQNEWDSQTPLVSGQGLRRALKGARMVTVLGGQGHGVYGLGSCADATATAYLVTGRLPAADLSCRTSPAQAHRSTGHPLPGVPQRLPIGQDRF; encoded by the coding sequence GTGCGAAGCACACGAATAGCGTCCGTCGTGGCCCTCGGCGCCGCCGCGACGCTCCTTCCCGCCCTCACCCCCGCCGTCGCCTCGGCGGCCGGAACGGCGGCCACGGCAGGCGCGACCGCCGCCACGAGCGCCGCCACCACGTCGGCCGACCCGCTCGCGCGCTTCGCGCGGCAGAAGCCGCGCTGGAGCCGCTGCGACGCCCAGGGGCCGGCGGAGTACCAGTGCGCGACGATCAAGGTGCCGCTCGACTACGCCCGCCCGAACGGCCGCACGCTCGACCTCGCCGTGTCCCGGACGAAGGCGACCAGCGCCCGTGACCGGCGCGGTGTGCTGCTGCTGAACCCCGGCGGGCCCGGCGGGCCGGGCCTCGACATGCCGCTCTGGATGGCGCCGATGCTGTCGGACGACGTGAAGAAGCGGTACGACCTGATCGGCTTCGACCCCCGGGGCGTCGGCCGGAGCTCCGCGCTGGGCTGCGGGCTGAACGACGCCGACACGGCGTGGCAGCGCCCGTACAAGGCGGCGACCTTCGAGAAGGACGTCCGATGGGCGCGGACCGTCGCGGAGAAGTGCCGGGCGCGGAACGGCGCCGTCCTGCCCCACATCACCACCCGCAACACCGCCCGCGACATGGACGTCGTCCGTGCCGTGCTCGGCGAGAAGAAGATCTCGTACCTCGGCTACTCCTACGGCACCTATCTGGGAGCCGTCTACACGCAGATGTTCCCGAAGCGAGCCGACCGGTTCGTCCTCGACAGCGCGGTCGACCCGGAGCGGATCTGGCGCGGCATGATCCAGGTGTGGGCCGAGGGCGCGGAACCGGCCTTCGCGCGGTGGACCGTCTGGGCCGCCGAGCGGAACGCCACGTACGGGCTCGGCGGCACCCCCGCCGAGGTCGGTGCGACGTTCTGGGCGCTGGTCGCCCAGGCGGACCGCAAGCCGATCGAGCTCGACGGCGCCGCCCTGAGCGGCGACGACATCCGGCTCGCGGGGCGCGGCGCGTTCTTCGACGTGACGTACGCGAGCGAGGCGGTCGTCCGGCTCAAGGCCGCCGCCGAGGGCCGGACCCCGGCGCCGGCGCGGCGCGGCTCCTCGCTCGCCCCCGTACCGCCGACCTTCGCCCGCACCGCGGCCGCTCCGGCCGCGCCCGTCCCGCCCGCCGTCCCGGCGGACAACATGGACGTGGCCTTCTGGTCCGTGGTGTGCGCCGACACCCGCGCGTGGCCGCGTGACCCGGCCCAGTACCGGCGCGACGCGATCCGCGACAAGGCCAGGTACCCGCTGTACGGGGACTTCGCGTCGAACATCAAGCCGTGCGCGTTCTGGGGGCCCGGCGCCGAGCCGGCCACCAAGGTCGGCAACTCCGTCGGCGCCCTCGTCCTGCAGAACGAGTGGGACTCCCAGACGCCCCTGGTCAGCGGGCAGGGGCTGCGGCGGGCCCTGAAGGGGGCCCGGATGGTCACCGTCCTCGGCGGCCAGGGCCACGGCGTCTACGGCCTGGGGTCGTGCGCCGACGCCACCGCCACCGCCTACCTGGTCACCGGCCGCCTGCCGGCCGCCGACCTCAGCTGCCGGACCTCGCCCGCGCAGGCCCACCGCTCCACCGGGCACCCGCTGCCGGGCGTCCCGCAGCGCCTTCCGATCGGCCAGGACCGCTTCTGA
- a CDS encoding helix-turn-helix domain-containing protein has product MTTGLSPEGTPTATAALGTLIRGHRLRIGLTQRELADLSTISVRAIRDLEKGKALRPRADTIRLIADALRLGPRARTALEESVSRGHQGGAGRHLLPERCAPPVPLHPLIGREAEALILAEELHSGAERLVTVVGLSGVGKSRLALEAAARLHESGLPVLWHTAPGAVTDCLPADETPLADLVTDCVAYLQGAGAPGAHAAAARPHGALPHARPGQSAAYTSYAATGPQDPHGPQDPHGPQDPQDPHGPAHGQRPGGGTASTGDLPPAALAAALGDRDVLLVLDGVDPARLDFARLTRLRRELPGLRLLLTSDTPWNVPGERLFLLAPLDAPLPAGPAVPGAGADAPAVRFLLARLRRVRPELLPDEQTLAHTAWIAHRLDGHPRALAAAASWLSVCDLPTLRGIVETDPAAVLDHLADGHSGSRLRDRVARTLDALPPEQRQLLTALCAAQDASAAPDFGLDDVVRLTGRPLPDGGRMVRALLIGGVIRPSTDHGRSGFRVLCVVRAALAPAGGPCAPAADAPAAAPAPAA; this is encoded by the coding sequence ATGACGACCGGTCTCTCCCCCGAGGGCACGCCCACGGCCACCGCCGCTCTGGGCACCCTCATCCGCGGACACCGCCTCCGCATCGGCCTCACCCAGCGCGAACTGGCCGACCTCTCCACCATCAGCGTCCGCGCCATCCGCGACCTGGAGAAGGGCAAGGCCCTGCGGCCCCGCGCCGACACGATCCGGCTGATAGCCGACGCCCTCCGCCTCGGCCCCCGGGCCCGCACCGCCCTGGAGGAGTCCGTCTCCCGCGGCCACCAGGGCGGCGCCGGCCGGCACCTCCTGCCCGAACGCTGCGCCCCGCCCGTCCCCCTGCACCCGCTGATCGGCCGCGAGGCCGAGGCCCTGATCCTCGCCGAGGAGCTCCACTCCGGGGCGGAGCGGCTCGTCACCGTCGTGGGCCTGAGCGGCGTCGGCAAGAGCCGGCTCGCCCTGGAGGCAGCCGCCCGCCTGCACGAGAGCGGCCTCCCCGTCCTCTGGCACACCGCCCCCGGTGCCGTCACCGACTGCCTCCCCGCCGACGAGACCCCGCTCGCCGACCTCGTCACGGACTGCGTCGCCTATCTCCAGGGAGCGGGCGCCCCCGGCGCCCACGCCGCTGCCGCACGGCCCCACGGAGCCCTGCCGCACGCCCGGCCCGGCCAGTCCGCCGCGTACACCTCGTACGCCGCGACCGGCCCGCAGGACCCGCACGGCCCGCAGGACCCGCACGGCCCGCAGGACCCGCAGGACCCGCACGGCCCCGCCCACGGGCAGAGACCCGGCGGCGGCACCGCCTCCACAGGTGATCTGCCGCCCGCCGCCCTCGCCGCCGCACTCGGCGACCGCGACGTGCTCCTGGTCCTCGACGGCGTCGACCCCGCCCGGCTCGACTTCGCCCGCCTCACCCGGCTCCGCCGCGAACTCCCCGGCCTGCGCCTCCTCCTCACGTCCGACACCCCCTGGAACGTCCCCGGCGAGCGCCTCTTCCTCCTCGCCCCCCTGGACGCCCCCCTCCCGGCCGGCCCCGCGGTCCCCGGCGCCGGCGCGGACGCCCCCGCCGTACGCTTCCTCCTCGCCCGGCTCCGCCGGGTGCGGCCCGAACTCCTCCCCGACGAGCAGACCCTGGCCCACACCGCCTGGATCGCCCACCGCCTCGACGGACACCCCCGCGCGCTCGCCGCCGCGGCCTCCTGGCTCAGCGTCTGCGACCTGCCCACCCTGCGCGGCATCGTCGAGACCGACCCCGCCGCCGTCCTCGACCACCTCGCCGACGGGCACAGCGGCTCCCGCCTCCGCGACCGCGTCGCCCGCACCCTCGACGCCCTCCCGCCGGAGCAGCGGCAGCTCCTCACCGCCCTCTGCGCCGCCCAGGACGCCTCCGCCGCGCCGGACTTCGGGCTCGACGACGTCGTACGGCTCACCGGCAGGCCCCTCCCGGACGGCGGCCGCATGGTCCGCGCCCTGCTCATCGGCGGTGTCATCCGGCCCAGCACCGACCACGGCCGCTCCGGCTTCCGGGTGCTGTGCGTCGTCCGCGCCGCCCTGGCCCCGGCCGGCGGGCCCTGCGCCCCGGCGGCGGACGCCCCCGCCGCTGCCCCCGCCCCTGCCGCCTGA
- a CDS encoding methyltransferase, whose translation MHSPRPSTMPLPMPATGIPAPTATAVDSNTDADRLGATAAFVRDQDTSVLLSRVLPGLDGPDLRALTDRCAFAHAAVLVFPTDEHSLRAQLAACGLSPEVSAQPSVVVRDRLAARHHRNPADLDVRILRPTVRGPGGEHRAVEVFALTVPPGSALRGIAEEERRLDREAHLAFDVAHPDPLVLRGLLAGFARHGATADGGGYNPHEDGTVFYFTAPVGTKTPYRRVELYARGDHRDVLAEHLAEPFTAASAPRHPGDPQAAESLLRLLTGAWTTQALTACARLRLPEAMSRHTGAGVHELARAVDAHPESLATLLRYLAMLDVVTEGPDGYRLTGVGALLAAETPGSMRPLALMYGGPFYQSFAHLTHTVRSGLPAFDHFFGENHFDHFAADPELAALFDQSMVSSAPIFDALPAHPVLAAAAASPGRPRTVVDIAGGTGELLGRILTDHPALRGVLLERPQVLAAARDHLAGTGVGERCAYHAGDFADVPDGGDVYVLSRVLHDWDDDRCRSILASCSAAMPRHADLLVVERLLPADGGSSLATAWDLHMMCNTGGRERTADHYARLFEECGLVLVGHSPLALGAHTLHARRA comes from the coding sequence ATGCACTCCCCACGTCCCTCCACCATGCCCCTGCCCATGCCCGCGACCGGCATCCCCGCGCCCACGGCGACGGCGGTCGACTCCAACACCGACGCCGACCGGCTCGGCGCGACGGCCGCCTTCGTACGGGACCAGGACACCTCCGTCCTGCTCTCCCGGGTGCTGCCCGGCCTCGACGGCCCCGACCTGCGGGCCCTCACGGACCGCTGCGCCTTCGCGCACGCCGCCGTGCTCGTCTTCCCGACCGACGAGCACTCCCTGCGGGCGCAGTTGGCCGCCTGCGGGCTGTCCCCGGAGGTGTCCGCGCAGCCCAGCGTCGTCGTCCGCGACCGCCTCGCCGCGCGCCATCACCGCAACCCCGCGGATCTTGACGTAAGGATTCTCCGCCCCACGGTCCGCGGCCCCGGGGGCGAGCACCGGGCGGTCGAGGTGTTCGCGCTGACCGTGCCCCCGGGATCGGCGCTGCGGGGCATCGCCGAGGAGGAACGCCGACTGGACCGCGAGGCGCATCTGGCCTTCGACGTCGCGCACCCCGACCCGCTGGTGCTGCGCGGTCTGCTGGCGGGGTTCGCGCGGCACGGAGCGACCGCCGACGGCGGCGGCTACAACCCGCACGAGGACGGCACCGTCTTCTACTTCACGGCGCCCGTCGGCACCAAGACCCCTTACAGGAGGGTGGAGTTGTACGCGCGGGGCGACCACCGTGACGTACTGGCCGAGCACCTCGCCGAGCCGTTCACCGCGGCGTCCGCGCCCCGGCACCCCGGTGATCCGCAGGCGGCGGAATCACTGCTGCGGCTGCTCACCGGCGCCTGGACCACCCAGGCCCTCACCGCGTGTGCGCGGCTGCGGCTGCCGGAGGCCATGAGCCGCCACACCGGAGCCGGGGTCCACGAGCTGGCCCGAGCCGTCGACGCCCATCCGGAGAGCCTGGCCACCCTGCTGCGGTACCTCGCCATGCTGGACGTGGTCACCGAAGGCCCGGACGGCTACCGCCTCACCGGTGTCGGCGCCCTCCTCGCCGCGGAGACCCCGGGCTCGATGCGGCCCCTGGCCCTGATGTACGGCGGGCCCTTCTACCAGTCCTTCGCCCACCTCACCCACACCGTGCGCAGCGGTCTGCCCGCCTTCGACCACTTCTTCGGCGAGAACCACTTCGACCACTTCGCCGCCGACCCCGAACTCGCCGCGCTGTTCGACCAGTCCATGGTGTCGAGCGCCCCGATCTTCGACGCCCTCCCCGCCCACCCGGTGCTCGCCGCCGCCGCGGCCTCCCCCGGGCGCCCCCGTACGGTCGTCGACATCGCGGGCGGCACCGGGGAGCTCCTCGGCCGCATCCTCACCGACCACCCCGCGCTGCGCGGGGTCCTCCTCGAACGCCCCCAGGTCCTCGCCGCGGCCCGCGACCACCTGGCCGGCACCGGGGTCGGGGAGCGGTGCGCCTACCACGCGGGCGACTTCGCGGACGTCCCCGACGGGGGTGACGTCTATGTGCTCTCCCGTGTCCTGCACGACTGGGACGACGACCGCTGCCGGAGCATCCTGGCCTCCTGCTCCGCCGCCATGCCCCGGCACGCGGACCTCCTGGTCGTCGAGCGCCTCCTGCCGGCGGACGGCGGTTCCTCGCTCGCCACCGCCTGGGACCTCCACATGATGTGCAACACCGGCGGCCGCGAGCGGACCGCCGACCACTACGCCCGCCTGTTCGAGGAATGCGGCCTCGTCCTGGTCGGCCACAGCCCGCTCGCCCTCGGCGCCCACACCCTCCACGCCCGCAGGGCCTGA
- a CDS encoding CsbD family protein has translation MSGAMDKAKGRLKEITGRITGQERLEAEGKADRTKARIREKAQSIRHRAEGVLDSFRHDHR, from the coding sequence ATGAGCGGCGCCATGGACAAGGCCAAGGGCAGGCTCAAGGAGATCACCGGAAGGATCACCGGCCAGGAGCGCCTCGAAGCCGAAGGCAAGGCGGACCGGACGAAGGCCAGGATCCGCGAGAAGGCGCAGAGCATCCGGCACCGCGCCGAGGGGGTCCTGGACTCGTTCCGGCACGACCACCGGTGA
- a CDS encoding nuclear transport factor 2 family protein, whose translation MNSHDDTGTVWADGTGADTGTVWADGTGAVDLVTAAGIDHVRLVYDYLDAGDLDGCASLLHDAVVFELPGLPPARGRSAAVRAHAGHVPPAARHELEHLLARDRTVIATGRRVPAPAPSGPAPAGHRFVDVFTIAPDGMVRACVRYYHAAP comes from the coding sequence TTGAACAGCCATGACGACACGGGGACCGTGTGGGCCGACGGGACGGGGGCCGACACGGGGACCGTGTGGGCCGACGGGACGGGGGCGGTGGATCTGGTGACCGCCGCGGGGATCGACCACGTGCGGCTGGTCTACGACTACCTCGACGCGGGCGATCTGGACGGCTGCGCGTCGCTGCTGCACGACGCCGTGGTCTTCGAGCTTCCGGGGCTGCCGCCGGCCCGGGGTCGCAGCGCGGCGGTACGGGCGCACGCGGGGCACGTGCCGCCGGCGGCCCGCCACGAGCTGGAGCACCTGCTGGCGCGGGACCGGACGGTGATCGCCACGGGCCGCCGGGTCCCGGCACCGGCGCCGTCCGGGCCCGCCCCCGCGGGCCACCGCTTCGTCGACGTGTTCACCATCGCCCCGGACGGGATGGTCCGCGCCTGCGTGCGCTACTACCACGCGGCTCCCTGA
- a CDS encoding 4-hydroxybenzoate 3-monooxygenase has protein sequence MTDSQYARPAAESADVVILGAGPAGLVLGNLLLRAGIDCAVLERSGRDDLRHRQRAGFLAPNTVRILARNGLDDGLRRHGQEHRVCEFRTEDGRFRLDYGRLGDKEPHTVYPQHELVADLLARFLGAGGRIRFDTEALAVSDADGPDPSVTVREPDGRPGRWRARYVAACDGRHGAGRRSLPPGSVRHYRRDHGVSWLGLLAEAPPSLDAVGYAVHPRGFAGHMARSAEVTRYYLQCAPGTRADAWSDERVWDELDRRMRAPEYGPLTRGRLLQRTVVDLRSDVLEPLRHGALFLAGDAAALISPSAAKGANLAVLEAELLAHALTAALTGGDRAALDRYSDRCLARIWRAQEFSHWMIGLLHEVPGPEGSSPFQERMRRSRIAALRDSPTQQDWFAENYVGI, from the coding sequence GTGACAGACAGTCAGTACGCCCGGCCCGCCGCCGAATCGGCCGATGTGGTGATCCTCGGAGCCGGTCCGGCCGGACTGGTGCTGGGCAACCTCCTCCTCCGCGCCGGCATCGACTGCGCCGTCCTGGAACGCTCCGGACGCGACGACCTCCGCCACCGGCAGCGGGCGGGCTTCCTCGCGCCGAACACCGTGCGGATCCTGGCCCGCAACGGGCTGGACGACGGCCTGCGCCGGCACGGACAGGAGCACCGGGTCTGCGAGTTCCGCACCGAGGACGGGCGCTTCCGCCTCGACTACGGGCGGCTCGGCGACAAGGAGCCGCACACCGTCTACCCCCAGCACGAACTGGTCGCCGACCTGCTGGCACGGTTCCTCGGCGCCGGCGGACGGATCCGCTTCGACACCGAGGCGCTCGCCGTGTCCGACGCCGACGGCCCGGACCCCTCGGTGACCGTACGGGAACCCGACGGGCGTCCGGGGCGGTGGCGGGCGCGGTACGTCGCCGCCTGCGACGGGCGCCACGGGGCGGGCCGGCGCTCGCTGCCGCCCGGCTCCGTCCGCCACTACCGCCGCGACCACGGGGTGTCCTGGCTGGGCCTGCTCGCCGAGGCCCCGCCGAGCCTGGACGCCGTGGGCTACGCGGTCCACCCGCGCGGCTTCGCCGGCCACATGGCCCGCTCCGCCGAGGTCACCCGCTACTACCTGCAGTGCGCGCCCGGAACCCGGGCCGACGCGTGGAGCGACGAACGCGTCTGGGACGAGCTCGACAGGCGCATGCGCGCGCCCGAGTACGGCCCCCTCACCCGTGGCCGGCTCCTCCAGCGCACCGTCGTCGACCTCCGGTCCGACGTCCTCGAACCGCTGCGCCACGGCGCGCTGTTCCTGGCCGGCGACGCGGCCGCGCTGATCAGCCCGTCCGCCGCCAAGGGCGCCAACCTCGCGGTCCTCGAGGCGGAGCTCCTGGCCCACGCCCTGACCGCGGCGCTGACCGGCGGTGACCGGGCGGCACTCGACCGCTACTCGGACCGGTGCCTGGCCCGCATCTGGCGCGCGCAGGAGTTCTCGCACTGGATGATCGGCCTCCTGCACGAGGTCCCGGGCCCCGAGGGGTCCTCGCCCTTCCAGGAGCGCATGCGCCGGTCGCGGATCGCCGCGCTGCGCGACTCGCCGACCCAGCAGGACTGGTTCGCCGAGAACTACGTCGGCATCTGA